The Thalassotalea piscium sequence ATCTCCTGTTAAATCAATAAACTTTGGTGCAGCTGTTGCTGCTAAAATTCCTAAAATTACGATAACAATAACAAGCTCTATTAAGGTAAAACCTTTATTTTGTTGTAAACTCTTCATAAAACACCTACTTAAATTAGTTATTCATTTTAATGGTTAATATTATTAATTTATATTTACCAATTATTGCTTAATAGTAATTTCTACATTACTTGTCGCTGGAAAGTAAGTAAAGAAGTTACTTACTGTATTAATGTTAGTCGTAACAAATAAACCGTTACCATCTTTTGAAAGCGTTTCTTTCAAATGATATGAGCAGCTCGTTGTAGCAGCAGTACCGTTTAAGGTAACAAAATACTGCATACTTTTGTCATTATTTAATGTGGTAATATTGTCTGTTAATTTTGGTGGTTGTTGCAAAATACCATTCCAAATGTCAATACAGTTTTCAGCAGTAAAGCCACCACCTAGGCCTGCGCCTGTATTTCGTCCCAAGACTTGCGATACTACATAACCAGCACGAATACCTGCTGCTTTATTTTCAGTAGTTAATAGCAAGTCGGTACCGTCATAAGATACAACATTTTGACCTGTAGTATTGGTTGGTCGCCCTTCGGCCTCCCATTGCGCTCTAGCTAAAGAGATTGCTGTTGCATAACCGCCTGCCATTCCTTCAATATTAGCCTGCTTAGCTTGATCCGTTAAATCAATAAATTTAGGAATAGCCGTTACTGCTAGAAATCCCAAGATAACAACAACAATAACTAATTCGATTAAGGTAAAACCTGACTGTTTATTCATAACAACCTCTAATTTTCTAATTAAGTTAATTCTAACAACGTTTTAGACAATAAGTCACTTTTTTTGGTAGATAAAAGTCTCTTTTAACATCTTTTGTAAAAGTATAGCTATAATGTATTAATAATCAATACATTAGAAACCTTTCCCGTTTCTGGGCTATATTCAAAATATTCTCCGCTCACTAGGATATACCGACATATTCGCTGATATGCACCTTTATCTATATTTATTTGCAGTGCGGTAACAGGTTTATTCATAAATACTAAGGGGCTATCCATGACTTGCTCCCAAATTAACGTGCAATCTTTATTATTCGATAAACTGTCGACCCAACCGTTCTTGTTTACCGTTATTAAACGAGTAGTTTTTTGATTACCTTGTTCTTTCAATCTTACTACAGAAGGTTGCTTATCCATAAACCATTGCGCACGTATTGTGGTAACTTTCGTTGCAAAGCGACCAACAGCCCCTTCAAAAGCGACCTGCGTATATTGCTTTTCTTGTTTTAAAAAGTAATACAAAAAACCGGCCATTAATGATGCAACAAGCAAAACGATAATAATTTGTTCTGCTAATGTTTTTTCGCGTTTAACGATCACTGCATTTCGTGACATATTGTAATCTAACCCTCATCCATTAAATGAACATTAATAAATCATCAAATTAAGCGCGTGTTAACATTAAATGGCTAAAGTCTATTTGCCTTTAAATGCAGACATCATATCCCACATAGGGGTAAATATACCTAATGCTAAGATTAATACCATAGCAGCAACGATAGCAATTAATATCGGTTCTATACGTGCAGTTAATGTACTTAGTTCATACTCAACCTCTCGTTCATAATAGTCGCCAACTTCCTCTAATAGTTCATCAACCCGTCCAGTTTCTTCCCCAACCGCGATCATCTGTAATACTAAAGGGGTAAACATTGTACTGGCAACTGCTGCTCTTAATAAACTTTCACCGCTTTCAATTGCACTGCGCATCTTCAATATTTTCTTTTGCATATAAGTATTGTCTACAGCATCAGACACCAACGAAAGCCCGGTTGTCATTGGAACACCTGCTTTTAAAACAATAGCAAAGCTGTGTGAAAATCGTGACAATATGGAACGTTCAATTACTGAGCCCACTACTGGTAGCTTGGTTTTAAATCGGTCCCAAGTATGGCGACCTTTTGGTGTATTTACGTAATGACGAATACCAAAGTAGATCACCAACACTCCTACAAGCATGTAAGGCCAATAATCCAAAAAGAAGTTAGAGCTATTAATCAAAGCTTTTGTTGCCCAAGGCAAATCTGCGCCTAATTTTGAAAACATTTCAGCAAATGTTGGAATAACCCAAATATTTAAAATTACAATTGCTGCTGCAAGTGCGATTAACACAAATGATGGATAGCGCAGTGCTGTTTTAATACGTTTTTTAGTCTCTTGCTCTCGCTCAAAGTAGCTGGCAAGTTTTGAAAAAGCCTGATCAAGGTTACCAGTATTCTCGCCAACATGTATTAACGATACAAACAAAGGTGAAAATATTTTGGGGTGTCTGTGCAGCGCTGACGAAAGCTCATACCCCCCCTCCAGATGAGCAGATACTTCAATTAAAGCTTGTTTTAACTTTGGAGAGCTAGTCGATTCAGCCATACCATTAATTGCTCGTAAAATAGGTACACCCGATCGCACGAGAGCATACATCTGTCGACAGAAGACAATCAAATCATCTAACGCAATAACTTCCAAACCTAATAATTGCCCAATATCAATATTAGCTAAGTCACCAGCACTACCTTTGGCAGATTTCGCTTCAGTGATCGCTATTGGAATTATTCGTTGGCGTGAAAGCTGCTCCGCCACAGTATTGACATTAGCCGCTTCAACAACTCCCTTTACTTGAGCGCCACTGGCGTCTCGGCCAACATAGTTATAAGCTGCCATAACCTTTTTACCCTGCCACTTCAACAGTTTCCACTAGCCTTAATACTTCCTCTACGGTAGTAATACCCTGACAAGCATAATCAAATGCAGATAGTGCAAGTGGCTTAAACGTTGGATTAGCTTTAGACATTTCAGTAAAACTATCTGTGTCATTTCGTTTTAAAGCGGCCATCATAGGTTCATTCATTTCTAATAACTCAAACACCCCTATTCGACCTCTATACCCCGTATACTGACATGATTGACAGCCTTTACCCTGTTTAAATTGTGCGGAATTGGCACTATCATCACCGGTTAAGTTAGTAAGCCATAATAGCTCTTGGCTAGTCGGTTGATGCACGATACCACAATGCTCACAAATACGACGCACTAAACGCTGCGCAACAATCGCTCGTAATGAACTACCTACTAAAAAGCCAGCAGCCCCCATATCAATCAATCGTAACGCACTGGTAATTGCATCATTAGTATGAAGTGTAGATAACACTAAATGACCGGTTAATGCGCCTCGCAAACCAATTTCAACTGTTTCTTGGTCACGCATTTCGCCAACCATCAGAATATCAGGGTCTTGACGAAGTGCTGTTCGTAGTACACTTGAGAATGTTAAGTCTATCTTACTATTTACTTGTACCTGGTTGATCCGAGGTAAACGATATTCTACTGGATCTTCTACGGTAATTATTTTCTTAGTAGATTGGTTTAACTCACTTAATGCAGCATATAACGTTGTAGTTTTACCACTCCCCGTTGGCCCAGTTACTAATACCATACCATGAGGTCGAGTTATTTGATGACGTAATCTTGCAACTAAATCAGCCGGCATGCCTGTTTCATCAAGCGACAATAAACCTGCCGATTGATCAAGTAAACGCATAACCACAGACTCGCCGTATTGCACTGGCATTGTAGACATACGCACATCAATACTATGCCCTTTTATTTTTAAGTTAAAGCGACCATCTTGGGGTAAACGTTTTTCCGAAATATCTAAACCCGCCATTAACTTAAGGCGGAGTACCATTGCTGATGCAATTTTAGTTTCTTTTAATACGTTTTCCTGCAAGACACCGTCAATACGTTGCCTTATCCGTAGTTGCTTTTCATCTGGTTCAATATGTACATCTGATGCGCGCATTTGTACAGCATCTTCAAATACTGATTGCAATAACTTACCAACAGTTGCATCTCCGCCTTCATCAGCAAATGTACTTGATAAATCAAAGTCTGAACTTTGGTCATATTCTTCACCGAGCTGACTGGCGAAAGACTCAATATCAGCAGTTCGGCGATATAATCCATCGAATGCTTCATAAAGCTGAGATTCCATTACTACAGCAAGCTTAATACGCTTAGGTGCAAGCATTTGTTCGAGTTGATCCAAGCCACCTAAGTCAGCAGGGTCGCTCATGCCAATGAGCACTTCGTCACCTTGGTCTTCAATAATTAATGCGCGTAGTCTTCGTGCATGCACTTCTGGTAGTAACTTAGCAACTTCCGGTAATATGCGACGTTGGCTAATATCAAGAAAAGGAACGTCAAGTTGCTGTGCTAGAAATTCCAGTAGTTGTTTTTCACCAATAAACCCTAATTCAATTAAGGTATCACCTAGCTTTCGGCCTGATGTTTTCTGGCTGTTTAAAGCCTGCATCAATTGTTCATTAGTAATAATATGCTCATGTACTAATAAATCACCTAATCGCATTTTTAGCTTCGGTGCAGCCATGCCTATTCTCCTAACTCTATAATTCTATTCGCTGCAAATTGCGCAGTTTCGCTTGATAAATCAGCTTGTTTTAATGCGGTTTTATAACTTGTTATCGCCTGTTCAAAATAACTTTGACTATCTTGTGCAATTGCCAAGCCTAACCACCAACGACCAACGTTTGGTGATAATTCAGTTAAAATGTTATACGCTTTTTCTGCTGTAGCGAATAAGCTTAACTGCTGCGCTGTAGAAGCAAGTAACGACTGATACTCAACTGACCTAATATTATCTAGCACTTTTAAATCATTTAATGCTAATTGAGCTTGCCCTTGGCTTAAGTATATACGCGCTTTCATTAAACGAAACTCAGCATCTTGATTATCGAGTGCTAAACCTTGAGACAATAAATTTAATGCTGCTTGATAAAACTGCTTTCCAAACCAAAGCGCTG is a genomic window containing:
- a CDS encoding type II secretion system F family protein; the encoded protein is MAAYNYVGRDASGAQVKGVVEAANVNTVAEQLSRQRIIPIAITEAKSAKGSAGDLANIDIGQLLGLEVIALDDLIVFCRQMYALVRSGVPILRAINGMAESTSSPKLKQALIEVSAHLEGGYELSSALHRHPKIFSPLFVSLIHVGENTGNLDQAFSKLASYFEREQETKKRIKTALRYPSFVLIALAAAIVILNIWVIPTFAEMFSKLGADLPWATKALINSSNFFLDYWPYMLVGVLVIYFGIRHYVNTPKGRHTWDRFKTKLPVVGSVIERSILSRFSHSFAIVLKAGVPMTTGLSLVSDAVDNTYMQKKILKMRSAIESGESLLRAAVASTMFTPLVLQMIAVGEETGRVDELLEEVGDYYEREVEYELSTLTARIEPILIAIVAAMVLILALGIFTPMWDMMSAFKGK
- a CDS encoding GspE/PulE family protein gives rise to the protein MAAPKLKMRLGDLLVHEHIITNEQLMQALNSQKTSGRKLGDTLIELGFIGEKQLLEFLAQQLDVPFLDISQRRILPEVAKLLPEVHARRLRALIIEDQGDEVLIGMSDPADLGGLDQLEQMLAPKRIKLAVVMESQLYEAFDGLYRRTADIESFASQLGEEYDQSSDFDLSSTFADEGGDATVGKLLQSVFEDAVQMRASDVHIEPDEKQLRIRQRIDGVLQENVLKETKIASAMVLRLKLMAGLDISEKRLPQDGRFNLKIKGHSIDVRMSTMPVQYGESVVMRLLDQSAGLLSLDETGMPADLVARLRHQITRPHGMVLVTGPTGSGKTTTLYAALSELNQSTKKIITVEDPVEYRLPRINQVQVNSKIDLTFSSVLRTALRQDPDILMVGEMRDQETVEIGLRGALTGHLVLSTLHTNDAITSALRLIDMGAAGFLVGSSLRAIVAQRLVRRICEHCGIVHQPTSQELLWLTNLTGDDSANSAQFKQGKGCQSCQYTGYRGRIGVFELLEMNEPMMAALKRNDTDSFTEMSKANPTFKPLALSAFDYACQGITTVEEVLRLVETVEVAG
- a CDS encoding type II secretion system protein, which gives rise to MNKQSGFTLIELVIVVVILGFLAVTAIPKFIDLTDQAKQANIEGMAGGYATAISLARAQWEAEGRPTNTTGQNVVSYDGTDLLLTTENKAAGIRAGYVVSQVLGRNTGAGLGGGFTAENCIDIWNGILQQPPKLTDNITTLNNDKSMQYFVTLNGTAATTSCSYHLKETLSKDGNGLFVTTNINTVSNFFTYFPATSNVEITIKQ